A stretch of Lathyrus oleraceus cultivar Zhongwan6 chromosome 6, CAAS_Psat_ZW6_1.0, whole genome shotgun sequence DNA encodes these proteins:
- the LOC127096432 gene encoding pollen-specific leucine-rich repeat extensin-like protein 3, protein MEDVMIDTGRPLNACNLKSMGIINQVRVKPTLDTSWEALKDQREITNGLYLFSKIDPPEVVAYYLEDLHKQGVDISDFSLDWLPEFPQDFQKRTREPSDKTKQAKRAKLGEPSGSRPRVPLVGSPGKSVSLPPSVKIKHVASLLPQPSPIYTTSDTPPSTSRPSNQPSQKFSLATTTLPISEAEMLNETTSPSSSPSPQSPPYYNLSFDTKPSDPHSPTLAQIQNHALASQQPTHSNPEPEVTSPPPENPNTTTSDPPPSDPIHSESQPSQPLHSEIPQPATSADPTTPTLNLSPPPLPPQTLNQKPPFWPLRKQLQFLQSLRLTRSSL, encoded by the coding sequence atggaagatgtGATGATAGATACTGGAAGACCTCTAAACGCTTgcaatctgaagagcatgggaattaTTAATCAAGTGAGGGTCAAACCAACTttggacacctcctgggaagcactcaaAGATCAGAGGGAGATTACAAATGGACTCTATCTTTTCTCCAAgatcgaccctccagaggtagTCGCATACTATCTAGAGGATCTGCACAAACAAGGAGTAGatatctcagatttctccttaGACTGGCTGCCCGAATTTCCTCAAGACTTCCAGAAGCGGACACGAGAACCATCTGATAAGACCAAGCAGGCAAAGAGAGCGAAGTTGGGAGAACCATCTGGATCAAGACCTCGAGTCCCTCTAGTTGGATCACCTGGTAAGTCTGTATCTCTCCCTCCCTCTGTAAAAATTAAACATGTTGCTTCCTTACTCCCTCAACCTTCGCCCATTTATACAACATCTGATACTCCTCCCTCAACCTCTAGACCATCTAACCAACCATCCCAAAAATTCAGTCTTGCCACCACAACTCTACCTATTTCAGAAGCAGAAATGCTAAACGAAACCACTTCACCCTCTTCATCACCATCTCCACAATCCCCACCTTACTATAACCTCTCATTTGACACTAAACCCTCTGATCCTCACTCCCCAACTCTGGCTCAGATCCAAAACCAtgctctggcctctcaacaaCCAACTCACTCTAACCCTGAACCTGAAGTTACTTCTCCACCCCCAGAAAACCCAAACACAACCACCTCTGACCCCCCACCATCAGACCCAATCCACTCTGAATCACAACCATCCCAACCACTACACTCTGAAATACCCCAACCTGCTACCTCCGCTGACCCAACAACTCCCACACTTAACCTAAGCCCCCCACCTCTCCCTCCCCAAACTCTGAACCAGAAACCACCCTTCTGGCCCTTGAGGAAACAATTACAGTTTTTGCAGAGTCTTCggttgacaaggtcaagtctctga